The Solea senegalensis isolate Sse05_10M linkage group LG11, IFAPA_SoseM_1, whole genome shotgun sequence genomic interval AGACACACTGCATTTAAGGAAAAAGGAAGTGAGAGAAGAGCTTTCACAGCATGTTACTGAAAAACAGGCATTttctgacagtgtttttttatactgCTGTAACTGAAAAACTACAGAAATCAACTTTTCTTAATCtgcaacaaatacattttacatattaCCGTGTATTCAATCCTCCATAGAGATATGAAATCCATAACCATCCCAAAAACAGGAAGACGACCATGAGTGGGAAAGCAAATGCAAACCAAGAGCCAAAGTTGATCACGTCACAGTCTGGGAAGTAGCTGTAAAACAAAAGGGTTGTAGGCAAACAGCTCCAAAATGACCATCTCTTTGTTCAAATGCTGCGGAAATGGACGGTCACCTTTTCAGCTGTCCAATAAAGATGAGGTTGGGCGCCGTGCCGGTGAGCGTAGCAGTTCCTCCGATACTGGATGAGTATGGAATACAGATCAAGAATCCTTTCCATACATTCATTTGATACTCCGCCTCTGATCGGATCTCCTCAGCTGTCCTTCTGTCAGTCTGCTCTGTCGCATCCATCCTTATCAGGAAAAGTAAGAGGTTTATCAGTGTTGTGCATTCATAATTTTAAAGTTCAACacttagtaataataatagtttcaCGTGTTGTGAAATTCTTCCTGAgggttgaaaataaaaacacggGTCTGCAGAGGAGGTGTGGTGAAATATAGATGCTGAAACAAAAAGGAAGttggaggaaggaagggagaTAGATATGGTGATGTGGATACTTTTCTCCAGGACAGGGACTCAAAACAGGAAgcttcagcttctctctctctctctgtgtctctctctctctctcatacgtGACTGTACATAACTGTCCCTCATTTTAAACCACTGAAGCTCACTGTTACACacatcttgtttgtttgtttaattcattaaaaacaaaagataaagaaaCAAAGTAAGTTGCATTTTCCCTGTAATACTGCTTTGATTTTCTGTGTTATTGGGTCAGAAtcatttccccctttttttctagTCTTTAAGCTGAGCTAAGCAAAATAGTTGCTGACTGCATTTTCATATTTACACCAGCAGGATGGTCAAAAGTAaacgtaggtgtgaatgtgagtgtggatgtaggtgtgaatggttgttcatctatGGTGGCCccgcgatggactggtgacctgtccagggtttacctgaccttttgtcctatgtcagttcagactgtgtgaactcatttgacaatgattgaACAAATTACACAAGactgtgagggagagggagagagagagagagagatgagagagagagtgagagagagagagcagggtcAAAAAGCTGCAAGATGTATTTGACCCCAGACGGCTGAACGCTGTAGGACTTCCGGCTCTTCCAGGTGACCTATCAGGCACCTCAATGACCATATTTGCTCAAACATGCCATCTCAACACTGGCACAACACTAATTCAGAAAGAGTTTTGTTGTTCTTACCTTTCAGTTGacagtatttgtttttccatGGGCTCAGAGGGCAATGGATGCAACTTCACAGTACACTGACCTGAAAGAAAGTCAATCAAAGAGCCTGCGTCAGGTTTACAGGTCACAATTAAGCTTAGACAAAGTCACAAATCTCCaaaaactataatataatatgagtTTATGAGACATTTTGAGCAACtgatatatttaatatatgacTTTATGTCAATAAAGTGTCATTAATCAATTACCACTTGACTAACTTTGTATCTGAGGGAAAAACTGCACAAAGTTCACACAGAAGTTTACATATTAAAAGCTTCACGAGAACCAGTTAAACATAACGCAGAAAACACGTTTGCTGTCttttcaagtcaagtcaatttcacaaacatcacaaacacagtttgcccCGAAgggttttacagtctgtacagaaAGTGACACCCGACACATATTTTTCAAGTAAGGACAAATAAGCAACATGACTAAACTTGCATATATTCATTTATCtctaaccccatgttgaagcatgtgaatgggtgaatggcaaaactatagcataaagcagctcatcaaaacTAGACaaactctatataaatacagaccatgacCAACTCTTcttaattaatgaataataataataataattatctgaGAGTTTATCAATTTGAGGGTCAACCAAAACAGTGCACACAGAAAATGAGCCTTATTGTTAACAGATAATAGTCAGTTagaccataaaaacacacaaccataCAACATACCATTTATTCCATCGCTGTCTGGATCCTCTCTGGACTTGCACTTCTGTTTCAGGGTTTCCAGGTCTCCAAACAGACTCTCCAGGATAGCATTAGCGATGGGTAGCATCATGGCTGTCGTGGCCGTGTTGCTGAGCCACATGGACAGGAAGGAGGAAGTCGCCATCATTCCCAGAATGAGCCTgggaaaaataaagtatatatatcaGTACGATGCATCAGCAGGATGACTGCTGACCTGCAACCCTTGcaaagaaatataataaaatcatGAAAAGACCAAAAGCAACAGTGTATTCAGATTTCCCGTATCCATGAAGATTTTTCTGAAATCTTCttctttaaatcaaattaaaataataaaatggtacAAATCTAGATAGAAGTGTCCAGGCGTGAAGGCCTGACTGAATTTAAATACGATACTCAACATCATAAAGGAAAGAGAGGCATTGGTCCTCGAAAACAAAAACTTGTTTAGGTGTGGTCTTCTTCACTCACCAGGCAGGTTTTACTCCAACAATACTCAGGACCTTCAGAGCAATTCTGCGATGCAGACCCCACTCCTCGATCGATGAAGCCAATACCAGGCcgctgaggaagaggaagttgGTCTCGAGGAAATACTGAGGACACAGAGTTTTGGACGAGAGAATCCCCAGTGTTGGGAAGAGGCAGATGGGGAGCATCGCAGTGACAGCCAGAGGAAGAGCCTCTGTGCACCAAAACATCGCCATCAGCACCACCACATAAAGACATTTTCCCTCCTAAAAGACAAGCAAAGTGAGGTGGTTAATGTCCAGTCAACTTAAACAAAGGAAGATAAATAACAATCATTTAATTGATTCACACTGAGAGAAGTTACTATAAAGATGGACATTAACCTAGACTGATTTTAGACACACaagtctgtctgtcatttgtgttatacttatatataataattatttaataataacacttaacattatagtacagtaacagcatagcaacatgtgATAATATGTGTAACATggattattttaatgcaaataacTTCACCCTGGTCGTTACAATGGTAATGGTGTGGTTGTAGGGTGAAACTATGACAGTCATGATAAGGATAGTTTGGTGAGGAGGATTATTGTGGGCTATCACTGTAATTGAAAGAGTTACCAATGTGACTCTGTCGTCATCAACGCTCAAATATTGTTAGAATACACACCACTCACCTTTTCCGGCAGAGTGAAAAGCAAAGGCAGGAAGAGCAGAGGAGTGAGCAGGAGGATCAGCTGCTTGCGGACGCACCACAGCTTCTTGGACAGCACTGAAAGCTTCATCTCCAGGGTCTCTTTGCGGGGGAAAAGGGCGCAGCAGAGTTGCGCACACAGGAGCCTGTGGCTGCGCTTTGAAGCCTCTGAGCTGAGCTCGGGGAAGATTAACTACAACACTTTGGCTACAGGTTAACTCCTCATGGGGGGACCGTGAAGTTAAAGGAGACCGACAACTTTCAGTAGAACTCTCTGGAGAGACtgacgcacacgcgcacacgcgcgcgcgcagcAGGGAGTAATTATGCGGGAGTGTTTTCGTTACTGGCTACGAGTTACATTACTTtcactgtgtttacttttacatttaagtTTGGCGTCCTAGATATTTGTTACTGTAAAATACTATAAATTAACAACTGTTTAttcgagctgagctgatactgagtttcagtatcagtatcagtacaATACTTGACTGGATATTAGACACAagatagaaatgtaaaataccTTAAGATCACAAAAATGCAGTCAGAGAATTGTGTCTGAAATGACGTGACTGTATTGgattgatatcggtatcggtattGTGTCATCCCTACTGTTTACTATAACATCACACTTATACATGACTTCAGCAGTATTTTCCTACATAAACACTGTATTTCACTAACTGTGAGTAATTGCCAGGCATAATTTAACTGTGATTTagccttgtttttcttttattagtaTTTCCCTGTAAATGCTGTATTTAACAGTGAAAATCGTATTTGAATTTCCCTGTTGTAACC includes:
- the slc13a3 gene encoding solute carrier family 13 member 3 gives rise to the protein MKLSVLSKKLWCVRKQLILLLTPLLFLPLLFTLPEKEGKCLYVVVLMAMFWCTEALPLAVTAMLPICLFPTLGILSSKTLCPQYFLETNFLFLSGLVLASSIEEWGLHRRIALKVLSIVGVKPAWLILGMMATSSFLSMWLSNTATTAMMLPIANAILESLFGDLETLKQKCKSREDPDSDGINGQCTVKLHPLPSEPMEKQILSTERMDATEQTDRRTAEEIRSEAEYQMNVWKGFLICIPYSSSIGGTATLTGTAPNLIFIGQLKSYFPDCDVINFGSWFAFAFPLMVVFLFLGWLWISYLYGGLNTRLCFKRYDQRAQAEARARALIEEDYRKLGPINFAEGAISFFFVLFAVMLFTRDPKFVTGWSVFFKKGYVSDAVTGVVIVSILFFFPSQKPSLRWWFDPQASNTPYVPLLSWKKAQDSIPWNIILLLGGGFAMAKACEESGLAAWIGGHLQPLAEVPPAAAVMLITAFLATFTEFASNTATIIIFLPVIAELANRVSVNPLYFMIPATVGCSYAFMLPVSTPPNSIAFASGHLMVKDMVKTGFVMNILGILSVALAMNTWGVAMFNLNTYPEWAHGGNNTDVHLSSVASLNGTL